The uncultured Dysgonomonas sp. genome contains the following window.
GAGTTAAATGAGAATTACAGCATGGTAGAGGTTGTGGTTCCGGATATTCTCATTGGTAAGACAATCGAAGAAGTCGGCTTTCGTAAGGAATATAATATGCTCGTGTTGACTGTTATCAAAAATGTAGAAAAAAAGAGTATAATCGGGAAAACCAGAGTTGTTGCGGATGTACAGGGTATACCAAACCCCGATACAATGTTAGAAGAAAATGACATCTTGGTTGTTTACGGGTCGAACAAAGATATTAAACAATTTATAAGTAAGAACAAAAATCATAAATAGAATAAGTGTGATTGGTAAATATATAATTGATAAAAAAGAAGTACCTTTTCCGTAGAAATTCAAATCAGGAATACAGCCTGAATACTAATAATATATAGTATGTACAACTTAATACGAAAAGTAGTCACTTACGTCAGTCTACAAAAGCAAACAGAAGACTTTGAAGAAATCCACAATTCAATAATACAGGGGATTTCTTTCAAGGGAACCAATATCTGGATATTAGTTTGTGCTATTATTATAGCATCAGTGGGGCTTAACACCAATTCAACTGCTGTGATAATAGGAGCCATGCTTATTTCTCCTTTGATGGGGCCAATCAATGGAATGGGATACAGTATTGCTATTCATGATTTCGGATTGCTTCGTCAGTCACTTAAAAACTTTGGTTTTGCAGTATTGGCCAGCCTTATAGCATCAACTGTTTATTTTTCAATAACCCCTGTTCATACAGCTCATTCTGAACTTTTGGCCCGAACCAGTCCTACTATTTACGATGTATTGATTGCTTTATTCGGAGGCTTTGCCGGTATTATCGCAATCAGCAGCAAGCAGAAAGGAAATGTCATTCCCGGCGTGGCTATTGCTACGGCTTTGATGCCACCTCTTTGTACAGCCGGCTACGGTTTAGCTACGCTCCAATTCTCTTTTTTCTATGGAGCATTCTATCTGTTTACCATCAATACAGTTTGTATTGCTTATGCTTCGGTTTTAATTTCTCAAATGTTGAGGTTTCCAATCAGAGATACCAATATAAGTGAGACAAGAAAGAAACGTATCAATCAAGGTTTGTCCATTGTACTTATTATAATCATATTACCCAGCATATATTTGGGTTATCGGATGTCCCAAAATGAGAAATTCAGAGTAAATGCAGAAAAGTATACACGGTATATAGGAATATATAAAGGGAATTATTTGCTCAACAACGAAATTAGTGCGAATAAAAAAGAAATTAATCTGATATACGGGGGATCTTCATTGACAGAAGATGATAAAAAAGCGATTATCGATCAGGCAGGCTTATTCTCTTTAGATGATGCTAAGATAACGATAGAACAAGGGTTGGCCATAGATAATGATATAGCTAAAGATAGACAAAAAGCTCAATCTGAAGAAGAGAGGTCCCGGCAACAAATAGCCCGCTTAAATGTAGAGATTGCGGGGTATAAACAAAAAATAGACAGTATACAAAGCCAATATCTTATAGGGAAACAATTATTGTCTGAATTGACCCCTTTGTATCCTCAGATAGAGAGTTGTTTATATGCAGAAGCATATATTTACGCTCAAAGCGACTCCTTACTTCAAGATAAAACAGGGGTATTTATGATTACATCTAAACGCATTCTGCAAAAGAATGATCAGATAAAGATAGAGAATTGGCTCATGAGAAGATTGAGTAAAAAAAAGGTTAAGGTTTATTTTGATAAAAGCAATTGATAATAATTGTATATTAGGGATACAATATATTACTTACTTTGCTTATATATAGTTTGAAAATGGCAGACACGGAACGCCTGTCGTGGTATTTAAAATAGATATTCGTGAGGTCATATAAGCATCCCTATAGCATAAAGCCCTATAATATAGGATCAGCAAATTGACATGGGCAAAAAGATCTTCTGTTTTCATCTCAGCTTAATAGAATTTCTTTTTACTTTTGTTATATGAATTTTTTTGTATTTTTGAGATATCAGATTTCTATTGCAATCAGTTTTGGAAACAAGGTCCCCGAATTAATGATGAAATCACCTTCTTTTGTGAAATGAAGAATAAAACGATATTTAGCACCTTAGGAAAAATTGATATTAACGGAGACAATGCCGATCCTCTTTATAAATACCTGAAAGAAAATAGCAACGGATTCTTGGGTGATTCTATAAAATGGAACTTTACTAAATTTCTGATAGACAGAGAGGGGAATATCATTAATCGCTATGCTCCGATAACCAATCCGTCAAAGATTTCTGGAGCTATAGAAAAACTCTTAGCAAAATAATACATGCGATTATGGTCTTTACATCCCCAGTATCTTGACTCGGCAGGGCTTAATGCCTCCTGGCGTGAAGGGTTATTGGCTAAGAATGTGCTCTTGGGCAATACAAAAGGATATACAAATCACTCTCAGTTGATCCGTTTTAAGAATAGCCCCGAGCCGAATCTTTACATCGATGCTTTCCTTACTGAAATATATAAGGAAGCTGCGAGAAGAAATTTTTCATATAGCAAAGAGAAAATTCGTATGATTGAGAATATTTCTCCCATCCCTGTAACTAAAGGGCAATTGGAATA
Protein-coding sequences here:
- a CDS encoding DUF389 domain-containing protein, which translates into the protein MYNLIRKVVTYVSLQKQTEDFEEIHNSIIQGISFKGTNIWILVCAIIIASVGLNTNSTAVIIGAMLISPLMGPINGMGYSIAIHDFGLLRQSLKNFGFAVLASLIASTVYFSITPVHTAHSELLARTSPTIYDVLIALFGGFAGIIAISSKQKGNVIPGVAIATALMPPLCTAGYGLATLQFSFFYGAFYLFTINTVCIAYASVLISQMLRFPIRDTNISETRKKRINQGLSIVLIIIILPSIYLGYRMSQNEKFRVNAEKYTRYIGIYKGNYLLNNEISANKKEINLIYGGSSLTEDDKKAIIDQAGLFSLDDAKITIEQGLAIDNDIAKDRQKAQSEEERSRQQIARLNVEIAGYKQKIDSIQSQYLIGKQLLSELTPLYPQIESCLYAEAYIYAQSDSLLQDKTGVFMITSKRILQKNDQIKIENWLMRRLSKKKVKVYFDKSN
- a CDS encoding pyrimidine dimer DNA glycosylase/endonuclease V, with protein sequence MRLWSLHPQYLDSAGLNASWREGLLAKNVLLGNTKGYTNHSQLIRFKNSPEPNLYIDAFLTEIYKEAARRNFSYSKEKIRMIENISPIPVTKGQLEYEYEHLRRKLQKRSPELLVKLPSLSDLKTHPLFETIEGGIEDWEIIT